A region from the Rhodamnia argentea isolate NSW1041297 chromosome 7, ASM2092103v1, whole genome shotgun sequence genome encodes:
- the LOC115741053 gene encoding uncharacterized protein LOC115741053, giving the protein MTSKKQHIPIPPIAKQRNASTRLSAFFVLNTAPANPAPVSTTLRRRRRLRPRPPDFGPRLKYSDYTCLTRVSRLLVEDGGQRHFDSYAASGDNLEGISYYIYQTALECKVWFMKILSFELFIRAPNASPPYDPAVRGNHGDPSNWQVSSFSLSFRASDCIGFL; this is encoded by the exons ATGACGAGTAAAAAACAGCATATTCCAATTCCACCGATCGCCAAACAACGCAACGCTTCAACGAGGCTCTCTGCATTTTTCGTTCTGAACACCGCACCAGCCAATCCTGCACCTGTTTCCACGACtctccgtcgtcgtcgtcgtctccgTCCTCGCCCGCCGGACTTCGGACCCCG ATTGAAGTATTCTGATTACACATGTTTGACAAGAGTCTCGAGATTGCTCGTTG AAGATGGAGGGCAGCGGCATTTCGATTCATATGCAGCCAGTGGAGACAACCTCGAAGGGATTAGTTATTACATATATCAAACTGCTCTGGAATGCAAGGTGTGGTTCATGAAGATACTGTCATTCGAACTCTTCATACGAGCACCTAATGCGTCTCCACCATATGATCCGGCGGTCCGTGGAAATCATGGGGATCCATCAAATTGGCAGGTCagttccttttctctctctttccgcGCTAGTGATTGTATCGGTTTCCTATAG
- the LOC115743245 gene encoding reticulon-like protein B2 has protein sequence MADHAGDSEPSLMEKVSEKIHGPEFSSSSDSDDDKPSAVDSMKSKVYRLFGRDKPVHKVLGGGKPADIFLWRDKKVSAGVLGVATAIWILFELMEYHLITLVCHILILALAIIFLWANGSTFITKSPPNIPEVRLPEKCVLEVASALRFEANRGLALLREIASGRELKKFLAFIAGLWVLSMVGSCFNFITLIFITFVLLHTVPLFYEKYEDHVDSFAEKAMVEIRKQYAVLDEKVLSKIPKGPLKDKKKD, from the exons ATGGCGGATCATGCGGGAGACTCCGAGCCCTCGTTGATGGAGAAGGTCTCCGAGAAGATCCACGGCCCTGAGTTTTCCTCTTCCTCCGATTCGGACGATGACAAGCCCTCGGCCGTTGATTCCATGAAATCGAAAGTCTATAGGCTCTTCGGTAGGGACAAGCCCGTCCACAAGGTCCTGGGTGGTGGAAAAC CTGCTGATATTTTCCTTTGGAGGGACAAGAAAGTCTCTGCTGGTGTCCTGGGTGTGGCCACTGCAATATGGATTCTCTTTGAGTTGATGGAATACCATCTGATCACTCTTGTTTGCCATATCTTGATCCTTGCTCTGGCAATTATTTTTCTGTGGGCTAACGGCTCCACATTCATCACAAA GTCCCCACCTAACATCCCAGAAGTTCGACTTCCCGAGAAATGTGTGCTGGAAGTGGCTTCTGCACTGAGATTTGAAGCTAATCGAGGATTGGCTCTCCTGAGAGAGATAGCATCAGGGAGAGAATTAAAGAAGTTCCTAGCT TTCATTGCAGGATTGTGGGTTCTCTCTATGGTAGGGAGTTGCTTCAACTTCATCACCTTGATTTTCATAA CTTTCGTTTTGCTACATACTGTACccttgttttatgaaaaatacgAAGATCATGTCGATTCCTTCGCGGAGAAGGCAATGGTGGAGATCAGGAAGCAGTATGCAGTCCTTGATGAGAAGGTCTTGAGTAAAATCCCAAAAGGGCCTttgaaagacaagaaaaaggaTTAG